The nucleotide sequence CGGTCGGCCTCAGATTGTTCGAATTCAATGTACAGCTCGATGAATGACATTTGGGCACAactttcaatatacattgaaaacatctcttgcataCTCGCTTCGTCGGTtatatatttggtttgaaattgaacgAATCCACCAAATACTGGTATGAGATATCTGTATAAAATACATGATATTTTTCTTAACATCTCAGAATCTATCTTTTCACAAATCACATATTTGAGCTCTTCAAATGAGATTGTGAAGGGAATAACAACATCTaacgaattttcacaaataaattttactccttcagatatttgtaacaaaatttgaccaaaataatacacttTTTAAAGAACTCTATCATCCATTTCTCTCACCAACCTAAACAAAAACAGAAACTTCACTATCAATTTTTTACCTCATAACAAAGAAGAGAGAAACACGAGTTGAAGAAAGCAGAAGAACAAGACGAAGAAGAAGACGGTATCTGCTAACTTGTTTATGAGTTACACActtttatatacatatatctGCATTAATCGGACCCAGCGAGTTTTTCAGCTcgttcaaaaaaaatatataataatcaattcggaccatccgatttgattttcgtattataaaaaaattaactatatatacggacggtccgatttgcttCGTCCAAAATTCGAAATTTCCCTCCTtgcaaatcggaccatccgatttgtccatcaaattttcctttaaaaagaAGTCGCATGGTCCGATTTGTTTATTGAACAACTCAAAAAAAGCTGTCCCACATATTTGTCTAGCACCTCCATACTCTATAACGCAGCATAACACATACCTGACTtccgtaacaaaaaaaaaaatgagccGCCCATATgagttaaaaaggaaaaaaaaaaaaaagagaagggtgcatggatgagaatatgggaAATGAAGTGATCACGTGCGAGCAGGTGAGGAGATTCGTTGGTTGACATTTTGACTTTTTTTACCAACTTTTTGCTGAATTGGACATTAGTTGTCGCCATAGAGGGAGTGTGTTAATaaagttttctttctttttcattttagcACGTATATGTTTTGTTATAGCAATCCTTTTGATTTCAGATGCCATTTTGGACCACATATATGTAAATTATTGGAAGGATAACTATAACTAAACtagttttacatttttttttatttcacacAATAATCCGAATTTCTCACCCTAAGAAAATATATATCTAGTGATACTGTTTTTATTGTAAACGTAAAGTGAGTGTTAATACTCAAATTAGTCCCTCAAAGATCACGCGATCTtcatttttgttcttaaataatttttttaatcaaattagtgtctaaaaaataaaatgtaagtcaaattagtccttccgtcagttggataATGACGTgtcacgtggcatgccacgtggcaGGTCAATGAAAAAGGTTTTTATAGTCAAAATAGTCTTTGAAAATCTAGacataagtcattttcatccctcaaattttaaaaattagtcaaactagtctttctataatttttttataatattaaattttaatattttttaatactactaattttaatattattttttaaatcttaataaacaaaattctctttacataaaataataaaaataattaaatttttataaagttattttgtcatttgtattttaaaattttacattttcAAATTGTAATTTNNNNNNNNNNNNNNNNNNNNNNNNNNNNNNNNNNNNNNNNNNNNNNNNNNNNNNNNNNNNNNNNNNNNNNNNNNNNNNNNNNNNNNNNNNNNNNNNNNNNNNNNNNNNNNNNNNNNNNNNNNNNNNNNNNNNNNNNNNNNNNNNNNNNNNNNNNNNNNNNNNNNNNNNNNNNNNNNNNNNNNNNNNNNNNNNNNNNNNNNNNNNNNNNNNNNNNNNNNNNNNNNNNNNNNNNNNNNNNNNNNNNNNNNNNNNNNNNNNNNNNNNNNNNNNNNNNNNNNNNNNNNNNNNNNNNNNNNNNNNNNNNNNNNNNNNNNNNNNNNNNNNNNNNNNNNNNNNNNNNNNNNNNNNNNNNNNNNNNNNNNNNNNNNNNNNNNNNNNNNNNNNNNNNNNNNNNNNNNNNNNNNNNNNNNNNNNNNNNNNNNNNNNNNNNNNNNNNNNNNNNNNNNNNNNNNNNNNNNNNNNNNNNNNNNNNNNNNNNNTAtacatttaaaaatttaatattttaaatctcACTAAATAatatagtagttattttaaaattcaaatcttttaaattttttaaaattataatttttattattgtttaatttatataGTAAAACTCAATAATTGAAAAACTGATTTATGGAATCACTTTTTGAatcttaatattttaatataattttttaaatatttcatttaaaacaaaagaaattttattttaatacgaAGCATATCTATTTATATAATGTACTAGTGTGGAGTAGCCTGTGTTATGCATAGGTATAATgtttcctattttattttatctcattgatttgtgaaattaaaagaaaaattatataatctatctcaaacatacgaaacacacaaaaatttattatgatCTTTGCACGTATTACGCTTAAGAAGCAATtcgtttataataataataataataataataataataataataataataataataataataataataataattaagcaacaaatttttaatattttgtaaaGTTTGAAATTGAAGCAAAATTTGTGGATCTTCTTGAATTTTGACTCTAAGTTTCACTACCATTATATCTTATATGTAAGTAATAccgtaatgaaaaaaaaaagatgtagtaaaaaaaatagtggtataactttgtttaggttaacatacataaattttgattttgagcatataactttgtttaggttaataaatacatatagtttaattttgagtatatatatatatatattccaacaaaatgtaataatgtaagaaaaatgttttagaatagaaaagaataagagagattttgagaagaattaaaggagagagataattttattgaaaaaaattttaagaataaaatatataattactaatgttttgtttgtcaattacatttctattaaaattagtagtatcaaaaaatatttcaaatttaatattatgaagaaaaaataaaaaaattatataaagactagtttgactaatttttaaaatttgagggatgaaaatgacttacgtctggacTTTCAAGGATTATTTTGactaaaaaaaacttttttacatgtcaaaaTGCCACATGTCACTGACTTGCCACGTGACGTGCCATGTGTCACTGACCTACCACGTGGCGTGCCACATCATCATGCCATGTGTCACTTAACGTGatacgtcatcatccaactgacggaatgactaatttgacttacattttatctttcaggactaattttattaaaaaaattattctggGACGAAAATGAAGATCGCGTGATTTTTCAGGAACGAATTTCATGGCGTGACTTTTTCAAGGACGAATTTAAATATTAACCAAAGTAAAGTAGATGAAAAAGCTTCTagtaaaggaaaaagaaaggtCTTTTGAGCATTTGAGAAAGCTaacttaaatttaattttataaagttATGGTTAATTAAATAGCATTGATATGTCGTCAAAATTTGGGAAGAATTTGTTATCACGATATAGAAAGGGTATTCATTCGACTGTAATTATTTGAAATGACAGAAGGACTGTATGAATGAATTGAATGAGTGGAAGAATCTTAGCTTGGAGCGTTTATACTTAGGAAAATCTTGCATACCCCAAAATATTCTCTCCAAGATATTACATAGTAAAGTTGAAGCCCTATCCTATCTAACTAGAACCATATGAATGAATGATTCTAACTCTCCATCACTGCAGGATATACAACGTTAATAAGCGTCtatgaaaacaaagaaattacATTGCTACTTCACTAAAAGTGCCGGACAGGGTGGGGACTAACTTACAATTTTCATTTTAAGTACCATTTTCAGTGAAATTTTAACACGAATGTGagatcattttaattaattatgaaaaattttgctatgaaaaaaaaaaaaagaatcaagaCTGAAATAGGCAAATAGCATATACAGTGTTCACGGCACCACAAAGTTTGCACTTGAATTTGCtcgatgttttcttgttttgagcATGAGTTGAACACacttgagatttttttttttttttttctaatcctAACCACTCTTTTAATTTGAGTAAACACTCAATCATGCTCCTGTCCATTTTACCGAATAACATCACAACTCCTAGCGAAAATGAAGGAGCAAATCGATCCCTAATTCTTGTTGTGGCGAAACAACGTGGTTTTTCTGTGATATTGTTTGTCAACGACTAACAGAAATCGGTGATGTAACATGTTAACTTGTTGAGTTGGTTATTTAGTACCACGCTAGCAATGTTGGATTGAACAGAAAAGAAATCCTCCCTATTCGTTCCATGTTAGACAGAGTTAGTTCAAAAATAAATAGTCAAGAACATTCAGTTTCTTATCCAAGAATAATGACATTAGACACACTTTATTCTTTGTCTCACTTGGTCCACTTGTTCGGCCATAATTTCCTAAGCCCATCcgatcccccttttttttttcttctaaaagaAAATATCAAGTCCTCTTTTCTTGAAGAGAGAGGAATAAAGTCAGTTGTGTTTAGAAGGAAGAATGGAGAAACCAAGTtcgataatattttttctttcatgTATTAAAgattataaaaaagaaaagaaaaaaaaaatgagataGAAAATTACAATTTGTTTGACAAGGGCAAAAAGTCCAGTACAGATACAAGACAACCCTTCCCCACTCTTGGATTTCCAACTATATATCATATATCATTATCGACCAACAAAGAAGGTAGGAAACTTTTTCCATTCACTAACCTTTCCTTTTTCTAAGCAGATTCTTGCTAAATTGCTTTTACAACATCAATTCAAAAACTATCCGCAAACTTGCTCATTCTTTGCTAGTTTGAGCAGCTGAATCCATGGCAGACTGAAAGCCAGATAACCAGGACCAAAAACAACAATATGCCAAGAACAAccaatttaattttcatattctGATACCACATCTTTCTACGGATTTGTGTTCCTTTCTTTCTGAAGTCTTGGGCCTGAAAATTAGGAGATAGTTGAGCACCATAAACTAGAAAAACATAAGATTCCAAATGATGGTTGTCAAATGTTCGTCAAATTACCTGTGAGTGCAATGTCTCTGTCTTATCCGCAAGAACAGTTAGATTTTCTCCTCTATCCATAGCCTGGGAGCATCAATAGCAAAAACAAACATTCCAAAGTATCACACTGTCTAGTCTATATAAGTGAAATAAATCAAGAATTCCAGCTAAGGCAACTCGGCTAGAGTGATAGTAACACATGCAAACAGGATAATGGAGAAAGTGGTAGTTGTACTACAGAAAACAGAACTGAACAGGTTGCAATTTAGTCACTTATTTAACAGTAATCATATTTGAAGTATTGTGAACTGAAACTGTGTTGTGTTCAacattttccattccaataaatTTATAGATAGAAGCAAAAGAGGGCAGACACCACAATAGCAATTTTCCCCCTAATTTCTGTCACACATTGCAAGTTGCAACAAAGCAGTCCACTGTTAACATAGTCCCCCTTCCCTCCATCTTTATTTCAAGAAACATGGTGTATATAAATGACAATGAATTACAGGTTAGACTTGGATGCACATTGCACAGACACAATTGCAAAACAAAATTGCCGattatcattaaaaaaaaaaaatccttgtcTTACTCCAAAACCGTAACATATATACCTTGTCAATATTCTCTAACATAATACTTTTAACTTCTGAAACTTGAGCCTTCACTTTAATTAGCTTTTCAATCTCCTCTGCATGGTCAATGATGTACTTCATGTGCTCCTTCATAACTGGTCTGCAAAGTGCACACATATTATATCAAAGCAAGCATCTAGTTATCAATAAATAAACACATCATCAAGGGTTTGGACAGAAATAGGCATACCCAAATTCCTTGTTNTCTGCCTTGACACGTTCTAGGAAAGCAATAGATATCTGCTTACTAACAGATTCCTTGGCAACAACACAGTATGCTGCAGATCACATAGAAGCCCATCCTGATTAGTCACATAGCAACTGATGGTTTTAAACATGCAGACAAAATGTTACAGTAATGTTGCCAATGCAGTTGGCATTGCAAAAACAATATTGCAGCCGCACTTAAGAATCCTGGCAACCCAATGTTTCAGTAAAACTTAGAAGTAGGTAGTTTGGTTCTAGAAACCAATGGAAGTCAAAGAGATATCTCAAGAGGTTTGACTTATTTGACTTATTAGCTAAATTAAGTAATTAACAGAAAGTTAGAGACCGACATTTAGAAGTGGTAGCTTTGGTATAACCTGGCAAGGGCACATGGCCATGCAAAGACCCCATTGACCATGTGTTACCATGGCACCCTAACCCTAACAACTCAAGAAGCACTCACAAGATCACAGCCACAAGATAAGCTCATGTATGAAGACTGTTTTATTGCATGATTAATCTAATATCACTAAATGCTGGACAAAATAATTGGGTGTCCCACTAAGATCCCTGATTACTCATGGTGGAGGGAACAGGCATACAATGAAAAGGGATGTggtaaaaggaaaaacaaaaattgaataCCACCACTCACCAAAAGCAAATAATTCTCCAAATGACAACTTGGAATGGTACAGAATCTAGTCATCTACAGACATGCACCACAAATCCAGAATAAaaggtttctttttttttttttttgttatttcatcAATGAACCTTACTTGGACATGGAGAACAGCATTACCCAAACCCAAATCCAAATCCCATTTCTCCTCATTCACTTTGTCTATTGCAGCAATTATTGAAAGAAAGACTGACAAAATCAGCGAAATGAATGACTCATAAAAGGTAAAGTAAGCACACAAGGAAAATCaattaaagagaaagaaaatgaatCTTTAAGGCAATCCATGTCACATCGATTTCAAAGAATAGATCCAGCACTTAGAAACAGTCAATTCAAGTTCCGTGTGGTGGAAAAGCTTCTAAAGAGTGCACAAGCACAAGAGACAAAAGAGTTAGAGATCGGAGTAAAGCGAGGTTACCGTAACCATCTTCGACGAGAAAATTGAAGGTGTGGTGGTCACAGCTGTAGGTGAACTTGTTGTTGGAGGACGGAAGTTTCTGAAGACACTGAGCTGCAATCGCCGGGAAGTTTCCGGTGAACTCGGTGTATTCAGCTAACACCATTGTGCCGCGAGCAACAAAGCTGTATATGAACGATTCCTGACCCATCTCAACTGAGTCTCGAACTCGGAAACTCAGAGGCAGagaggaacaagaaaaagagaaaaaaagctcTCAATCGTTCTTATTCAGTTCTGTTTGTTGTTCCAGTTTTACAATGAAGTTAGTAATTTTTAGGCTCCGTTTTCTTTTTTCGCTTTTTCTTTGTTCTGAAGAAAGAAATAATTTCCCTTTTTCTCCGTAATTTATTCATTGGAGAGCACCCACGGCGTTTTCTCTTTAGCATCACAAAATTAATATAAtactaatatttatatttatttatggatAAATAAATTGGTTTTTGTCTATTTTTTGAGCTGTAATCATTGACCGGGGTTTGACCTGTGTGAAGTGTGATCTATTCATCACTCATCAGTCACACTAGCTACTACTACGCGGATTTTGGTTTTTTCTTTCGGCGCTGTTTAATTACACGACAATATCTTGTAGTATTTGATAACTAAAACGAATCTAAATTCTAATCCAATTACAATGGTGCTGCCTCGCTGAGTACACCTATTTGATCATTAATAAAACTGTATGGTTAAAGCTAAAGTAGGCGCTAATTCTAGGAAGCTTTGGGGACTTTGCTTTTGTGATGCTTTGCCTCTTCTCTGCTTTCGTTTTATTGATTTCTTTGTTCCTTTCTTCAACACACGAACTTATATTTATTACTTTACTTAAATGCATGCTTCAAGTATCTTTATTTCTGTTATgctaattattttttctatttcctttattatttttgtggagatttatttttttttaataattttctgCCTCTAAATAATATTAGCAACTAAGTTTAACTAAATAATTTAGAGTAACGTACATTTACACACTCATATATAAATGCTCCTAACAAATATTTCAAGTAAACGATTTTCTGTTACGTaaatgcttcttttttttttgcattttttttttacagattttttttcatatttttttaatttttgtgtggatttttccttattttctctaTAAATTTTGATCTgcattatttttcaaccaaactttgtgtttcttttgaaatCCAGCACTGCAATCAAATTCCTATATTTTCGTGTGTTCGAGAACAATGAATGTTGAATGATTTAAGTTTAGATCAGTTGAATTAGGACAAATTGGATTATTCTTTTGAATCGAATCAAGTGGACGAGGTTTGGTTCATTCCTAATTTATATAGTTTCATTCTTCAACAATTTGAATTGAATAGAATGGAATGGAATCAAATGCAATTAAATCAAGttataatgaataatttcatttttctttgtgaAAATCAGTGttgtttctgaatttgaatttggatggAATGTAATAgtttctaaatttttagatgaatCTATTAGTGTTATATAGGACATTTTTCGGTTCATTTTTGTTTATGTTTAATGTTGTTGGTTTTTATGCTATAATTCAATTTTAAatggaattaattttttttttttaacttttaagtgATTTCAACCAACAATGAGGTGATGAAATCTTTTTATTATAAGGGTAAAGTacattttttgtccctgaagtttagcaaaaattttaaaaatacccttaagatttattttgttttaattttgtcctagaagttttcgatttgcatcaaatatacccttaacggctaaattttcaaaaaaattaagaccaattaacaataatgcatgaaaactatgcttgatttgcttgtgttgagggttgttcttatgaaattgttgttgaattggtcttaaattttttgaaaaattagccattcggggtatatttgatgcaaatcgaaaacttttaggacaaaattgaaacaaaataaaacttaggggtatttttgaaacttttgtcaaacttcagggacaaaaaatatactttacccttattaTAAATATGAAATTCTCTGCTATACATTCAGTTCATTTGTTTTTATATAATTGTGTCGTGCTTATAACATTTCGGTTCGTTTTTAGTATCTGTGTGTTGTCAATGAGCAGTTTGTCACAAAGATCGGTATAACTTTCAAGACACTTGATGAAGCTGAAAAATTCTATAAAAATGACTCTAAACTTGCTGGTTTTTCTACGAAAATAAGGAACACCATtcgaaatgaaaataaaattaagaatcaaTTAATTACATGTAATatagagaagaaataaaaatcaaagataTCTCCAACTTTAAATACAAATCCCTCAGGTGGAATCAATTGTCCAACAAggatttatataaataaaatgaagGACGTTAGTTTTTGAAtcatttctaaatttattttaaatcatTCACATACATGCTGTCCAAATAGAATAGAGTTGCTTAAACAGCACATGGAGTTAAGCATATTTGTGCGTCGTACGATCGAAAATAATGATAGAACAGGAATTAGACCAAGCAAAATATACTAATCATTTGTGGCAGCAGCGGGTGATCATCGTGAACTAAGTTTTGTAAAAAAAGATGTGAGAAATTATATTACAAGAAAAGTCTGCAACGTATCTGAACAAGATGAtgcaaaaaaaaattggaaaatacttattaagaatgaaagagaagaatcaaaatttcttttatgAGGTTGATGTTGAGGTTGATCACTCTATCAAAAATACTTTTTGGACTGATGCAAGAAGCAGGATGATACGTGTTTCAAATGTTCATGATATGAAGAgatcaaatattatttaaaagttattagtttgatgtattttgatttttgtttatttagttactagATTGAACTTTATGTTTgtgggctttagggttttctttgttttaacctaataagaggtttaaatacttcctTAACTATTGTAGTCGTAGTATTGAGTGACTAGAGGTGCCAAAGCACGTTTTGGTTttgtgatgaaaccatggtgtagACAAGTAAGGTTGAGTGAGTTCTTCTCTTGTTGCCCAGGAAATTGAGTAGAAGGTTGAGAAGTCCATTCGATGAAATTTCCAAACTATGATGTGGACAAGTTAGTTGAGCAGTCCCTTTCTTGTTGATTCAAGAAattggatagaaaatatagtaatTCTCTCTGTATTTAATTTCAACCGatcttttttgtttctatttcaattttaatttgtgTCACTGTGTTTATCTTTTTGCGTATCATTTGATATAGAGCTTaggtattagattaattcttattaatctatatttattcttttatcattaaaaaaaatttagtgtcTGTGGCatctttttttatgttcttgtcgTTCgtgtcttttgtttgtgtttcattattgttttatcgttattgttgattttattattttaaaaaataaaaacaaacataccgcacaaaaaaaaaaagaaaataaaagaaaaatacacaaaaagggaaaggaaaaaaaacaaaaaaattatttttttgtaattgtcctttttatatactattttttttacCGAAGACGAATCTTTTTTGGAGAGGAGGAGAATGATACGtgtttcaaatgttcgtgatatgaagagttcaagtgttattagaagatattagtttatatttttagaatgttttaagttaatttgatgtatttttattttgtttatttaattactagattgtgCCTTATGTTTATAGGGTTAAAGTTTTCtatattttaacctaataagaggttataaatacctcataaaCTAGTATAGTCATAATTCAAAatgatttagaggtttgaaaacTTTTTTGGGTTTTGTGATGAAACCATGATGTGGACAAGTGAGGTTGAGTGAGCCCCTCTCGACAATTTCCTTCTACTCAGTACCTTGTAGACAACTTTTTGAGGAAAAAGATCTCCTACAATGGTATCAGCATTGAAATAGGTTAATATAAACAAAGTAACACAAAAATAACAGCAAAACTTTATTAATAGAATATAGTAAaaaaagcttttttttttaacCAGTTGAATTTAGACCCAGTGCATCTCTTATCTTGATTGGGGTTATGTCGATCTTCCCAAAGCGCGTCTCCAAGAATCCTTTATAGAGATCGAAGAAATGTGCCAATTCCCTCAAGAGGTTGTGTGGGACATTTAATGACAAGATATGTCTCAGTGCGCCAAATCCCATTTCCTCGATGATAGCTTTCTTCTGGTCACTCATTCAGCTATCATTCTCGTAGAGCATCTCCAATCGTGAGTTTTCTGCAATAATTTGAAATTATGTTGTACGGTAGCTCgagtaccggacggttcggggaGGTTACAGAGTTGGAAAGGTGGGGTTTCGCCTGGTTCAAGGATGTGGATGTGAGGCTGGAGCAGCCGACTTCACTTCGTATGGAGAGGGgagtgccacctgcaaagacacttcgaCGCTTTAGTCAGACAGGTGTGCAGGTGAGAAAGGGATAAGGTGATgtgtgtgacgtaccttgggggaggggtaggaccctccccttatatacctTGTCAGAAAAGTGGGCCCCATAGAAAGGGGCCTCCTACCATGAAGTTTCCTTCTCTCCAGCTGTTATGCAGCTGGTAAGGAGGGTGCGTGGCCGGGTCGCCAGACAGGCGGGTGCGATGATTTACCCAACCGGGTCGGTCTCCATGCCTAGATGGGctgggccgtaacagtgcccccaacgcgccagcAATGGTCGTGAGCGCCGTAGGTGGCGCGTTATGTTTTCTCTCGTGCGTTGTCGCCAGGTCGGCCGCTCGTGGAGAGGACGTGCCTTTTGCATGCGTGTCTGTTTGTTGCTGGGGATAACCTTTCGTCGCCTCGTTCTTTGCGTCaagcatttaatgctcataatgggttattTCAAAACCCTGCAtgcaaagactattttacccttgccCTTTCGCGCTTCTTGAGTCAGTTTTCTAATCTTTCTAATCCCTCAGTCAATTTTCGTTTTTCCCTTCCACTTCATTTCCTTGTTCGTTctgctttcatcttcttcatcttcgaATCCTCTACCGCAATTGTTCATTTTATCTTCATTGTCTATGCTTCTGTATGCATGCTGCTCTCCTGATTTGACTTGTATGTTGGATGACATTAGTGTTAGGTAGGTGCATTAGGGGGGTTACCATTCCAGGGCATTAGTTTTTAGGCTTTTACTTAGGATTTGCTTCGGCCATGCTTGGTTTCAGTTATTGAATAGGCTAAATGTAGTTTCTGGACCTTTTTCGAACTCCCGACCTCGTAGACTAACCGAGTGgtaccccactgtaggtatgcctcgtcaCGTTTTGAGATCTTCCTCCTCAAGCGCGGGTTACGACCGATATGCTTGGGTGACCTCCGACGTGAAGGACTCCCCAAACCAAATGGGTGAGGAGGAGCTGACCGAGTTCTGTCAAGCCGAGTACTTGTGCGGCAGGACC is from Arachis ipaensis cultivar K30076 chromosome B01, Araip1.1, whole genome shotgun sequence and encodes:
- the LOC107638547 gene encoding vesicle-associated membrane protein 724 (The sequence of the model RefSeq protein was modified relative to this genomic sequence to represent the inferred CDS: added 55 bases not found in genome assembly), whose translation is MGQESFIYSFVARGTMVLAEYTEFTGNFPAIAAQCLQKLPSSNNKFTYSCDHHTFNFLVEDGYAYCVVAKESVSKQISIAFLERVKADFKKRYGGGRADTAVAKSLNKEFGPVMKEHMKYIIDHAEEIEKLIKVKAQVSEVKSIMLENIDKAMDRGENLTVLADKTETLHSQAQDFRKKGTQIRRKMWYQNMKIKLVVLGILLFLVLVIWLSVCHGFSCSN